TTCGTATCGTAGTAGTCCTCGTCCTCCGCGCGCTTCAGGAAACCGATGATCGCATAGGTGATCGGCGTAAATACGACTTCGACCGTCACCTTGAATGTCCAGTTAAACACGATCACCTTGACCATCGTGTCCGGTGCCCAGACTCCAGCGAACGCAATCGGATAAAACAGCGCGCTGTCCACCAGCTGGCCGACTGCGGTCGATCCGATGGTTCGCGTCCACAGTGCCTTCCCCCGGGTCATGATCTTCATCTTGGCCATGACGTACGAATTAACAAAGTCTCCAGCCCAGAATGCACAGATCGATCCAAGCACGATACGCCACGTATTCCCGAACACGACCTCCAACGCCGGCTGAATGACCTTGTTGAATGGTTCGTTGGGATCGGCCGGAAAGTGAATGACGAACAGGCCCATGAGGGTTGCGAAAATCATGGCACCGAAGCCGGCCCAGATGACTTTTCGCGTGCGGGCATAGCCGTAAACCTCCGTCAGCACGTCCCCGAAGATATAGCTGATCGGGAAGAAGAGGTTGCCCGCGCCGAACGTCAGAAAGTCCCCGATGCCTGGCAGCGAAAAAGGAAGTCGAATGCCGCACGTCTTGCCCGGACCAATCAGGTTGGAGCAAAGCAGCACCGTCACGAAGACGGCCATGATGAGATCGTAGTACTTATAGTGACGTGTGTTCGGCAGTTCGGCGACATCTTCCGGCGATCGATTTTCGCGGCCGCGTTCGTGCATGCTGATCCTGGTCTCTTGTGATGGCTGTCGAGGCGTGCCCCTTGCGACGGATTCGACGGCTATGGTCGCTTGCTCTTTCCGGACGGCCTTTTCGAAGGCTTCGCGGATGTCTTCTTCTGAGTCTCTTTGGCTGCGCCCGATGTGCGACCGCTCCCGCTGCGCAGGGCGGCCTCCATGCGCGAAACATACACCTTGACGGGCGTCCGCCGTACGACTTCGCCGATGAGCTCGAGCGGCAGATCATCCAGTTTCTTGAACCGAATGCAGGCCTTGCCCATATCCAGCTTCTTGCCGGTCGCTTCCCACGCTTTCCGGAACCAGTCGAACGCGTCGCTCGCGCCATACAGGCACATCAGGTACAGCGACATGTGGTTCTTCTGCGAGGCCAGCCCGCCGAACGGTAACGGTTGTTTCGGATCACAGTGATAGCCCTGCGGGTACACCCGGTGCGGCACATAATACCCGATCATTCCGTACTGCATGCCTTCTTCGTATTCGGGATCGAGGTTTTTCCGGATGACGGCTCGAACGGCCTCGATCGCGGCGCGCCGATCCTCCGGCAATTCCGCGAGGTATGCTTCGACGGTCTTCGCCTTGCTCTGCATCGATTCACCCTTCGCCAGAGCAGTATCCCGGCGGATGGCCCGCCGGCAACGGCTCGACCCCTTCACGCGTTCATGTGATCTTCAGTTCCAGCGGCTGATTGTCCGCCATGTTTCGAATGCTCACCTGTCCCGCGATGTTCCGAACGAAGTGCATGATACCGTCGCGGGTGGCTGCGTCCGAACGTTCGAAGTTATCCAGCGGCGTGCCCGAATCACCCGATTCGCGAATCGAAATGTTGATGGGCACCTCGCCGAGGAAAGGCACGCCCACGCGATCGGCCGCACGCCGGGCCCCGCCTCGTCCAAACAGGTCATATTCCTTTCCCGTATCGGGCGCGCGAAAGTAGCTCATGTTCTCGACGATGCCAAGAATGTCCACATTCAACTGCTGGTACATTCGCAGCGCCTTGAGTGCATCGAGCAGCGCGACTTCCTGCGGCGTGCAGACGATCACGGCGCCGGTCATGGGAAGCGACTGAGCGAGTGTCAATGGAACGTCACCTGTTCCCGGCGGGAGATCCACGATGAGATAATCCAGCTCGCCCCAGTCCACCTGCCGCAGGAACTGCTGTATCACGCCATGAACCATCGGCCCGCGCCACACGACCGCTTTCTCGGGCTCGACCAGAAAGCCCATCGACATGATACGGATGCCATGCGCTTCCAGCGGGACAAGCTTCTCACCGCGAACCGTCGGGCGTTCAAATTCAAGCCCCACCATTTTCGGGATGGAAGGCCCGTACACGTCCGCGTCCAGCAGGCCGACGCGCGCTCCGTCGCGGGCAAGCCCGATCGCCGTCAGAACGCTGATTGTCGACTTGCCGACACCGCCCTTGCCCGCGCCGACGGCAACGGCATTCTTAACCCCCGGCATCGCCGCGGCGAGCTTCGGTGTTTCGCGCACGCGAGCACTCCAGTTGATATCAATCTCGCGAACGCCATCGAGCTTTTTCAACTCCCGCTCAATGTCGCTCTTGATTTTGTCCTTCAGCGGGCAGCCGGGTGTCGTCAGCTCGACATCCACCCGGACGCGGCCGCCATCAATGGCAATTGCCTTGATCATGTTCAGCGTGACGAGATCTTTCCCCAATTCGGGGTCCATCACGCGGCTCAGTGCCTGTCGAATCGCTTCTGCCGTCAACGCCATCTCGCTTCATTCCTTCCGTTACGCACGGTTCACCCTTTTCGTCGGCCTGCATCCGCCGGGCATTCCCAGTCCACTGCCTCGGGCGAAACGTTTCGTGCGGCTCGATTCCGGTGCAGCGCCTGGCTCGGCCTGGGTTCACCGCCATCAGTGAGACGGAATCATAGCATGTTCGGTGAGGCGGTGTCGCGGGGATCGCTGATCGGCTATTCGTGAGGTGTTTCCGCCGATTCCATCCGCTCCCATTCCACGCGCACGCGAAGATGCAGCCGGTTCAGATCGCGGCCCAGCTGCTCGAACCGGATCGACTCGATCCGGCGCAACAGGACGATCAACTGCCGCATCGCGCGGATCGGCTCGATTTGATGAATTTCCGAGAGATCGAGCGGCTCCACGGGAATGCCAAATGTCACCCGCCGGCCGTTCCGCAACACAGTCACGCGAAACAGCTTCTCCGGACCGCGCTCGTTGTAGCGCCGGGCCGTTTCAGCGGCAGGTTGCGTCGTCGGCAGCGGCCGCCCGCCCGTGGCAAGAATGACATCGCCGACCTGAAGGATTCCAAGCGCCGGCGAAGCCGAGCCCAGTTCGAGGACAGTTGCGCCCCCGCGAATGGTTTCCGAATCTCTCAACCCCACGCCAAGACGCGTGCGGCTGCGAGTCCGCTCCGCGGCCCACTGCTGCCACCAGTCATCGCGAAGCGCTTTGGGATTTTGTTTACGAAGATGTGCCAGCCAGGTCATCATCATCCGCGAAACGTTCCGTCCGCGGACGAAACCCCAGCGGACGACCGGTTCGCGCTCGTCGGTCGCTGAATCGGCGCCATCTGTCCGCAGCGCGGGACCGCCACCGTCCCATGCTTTCAGGACGGTTTGAAGCCGGGTTGCCGACGTGGCGACAAACAGCCGATTGTACGCGCCGGCCCAGCAGAGCTCGATATCCTTGAGAAACTCGAACCCGAGCCGATCAGCCAGTGCGGTCCCGATCCGCACGCTACGAAGGGTCAGCCCCTCGAATTCTCGCCGCTCGACGAGGGAGCTTCCAGCTGGGGCGCTGGTCGGCGCGTCCGTCAGGCGGGCGACAGTCAGGACAAAATCGGCGATCACGCCGAATTGCTCCGCGACGCGCGGCGCCTCCCGTGACTGGATGATCCCGACGACCTGCGGCACTAGGAGCATCGACGCATCAGGTCCATTCGGGTCCAGGCCGATCGCGACAGTGAAGCACGGGCCGAGCATCTCCTCGAGCTTGCCGGTTTCAATCGTCGCGCTGCTGAACATGCCCAGGAAAAGGCCGAGCGGCGAGAATTCGTTCAACGCCACGCCTGTGGCATTTCGGTGTGAGCCGAACCATGAATGCGAACTGTCCGACCACGCCGCGATTGTGTCCGCCGGAAGACGACGCACCGCCTCGGAATCACACGGAATGAGGTTGCTGGCCGCGCCGGTGCGAGCGCCGTGAATCTCGCATTTCAACTCGTCATCGCCGATCGAAAAGCCGACGGCGATCCGATCGTATCCGCCAGGTGCAAAAGGATCCCCCGCCTGCCAGGACGCATAGCCGATACCGTCGTGCAACGATGACATCCGCGAGAAAAGTGACGCGAACTCTGATTGGCCACGAAGGTGCGCGCCGGGCCGCCCCGCCAATAGGTCAACGGTTCGACGCCAGAGATTCGTCGGGTCGTCCGCGGGCCCCAGCGCCATCAGTTGATCGAGCACCGCCATGCGCAGGCCGCCGTCAAGCAGGTAGCATTGCACCGCGCCCTCATCGGGAAGGCGTCGCGCCCCCCACAGTGTTCGCCATCGCTGAACCTCATTGGCGCCGCCAAGCTGCGCGAACAGAACGCCGCTTCGCCATTGCGACGACATCGGCGCAAAAAGCGCGCCGCGACGACCGATCAGCAAACTGATGGCTTGTTCGTCTCCCAGGCCGGGAAGACGTGGACCCCGTGCGCCGGGTGAACGGTCCGCCGAGGCCAACTCACGCACCACGTCCCACATACCAAGCGTTTGTAAACGGCGACGCAGTCCGACGAGATCGTTTATCTCGACATAGAAGCGGACGTCTCCGGGAACGAACCGAAGCCAATCGACCGGTGTGCGCGTGGATGCCGCGGGTTGCGCCTGCGCGAAAGCGGATTGGAGCGCCGTGAGCGCCAGGAAGCACAATGCGATCATGCAGGCATTTGTGTGCCCGCGCGGGCGGACCG
This portion of the Phycisphaerae bacterium genome encodes:
- a CDS encoding queuosine precursor transporter, which gives rise to MHERGRENRSPEDVAELPNTRHYKYYDLIMAVFVTVLLCSNLIGPGKTCGIRLPFSLPGIGDFLTFGAGNLFFPISYIFGDVLTEVYGYARTRKVIWAGFGAMIFATLMGLFVIHFPADPNEPFNKVIQPALEVVFGNTWRIVLGSICAFWAGDFVNSYVMAKMKIMTRGKALWTRTIGSTAVGQLVDSALFYPIAFAGVWAPDTMVKVIVFNWTFKVTVEVVFTPITYAIIGFLKRAEDEDYYDTKTNFTPFSLSD
- a CDS encoding DUF1801 domain-containing protein, whose translation is MQSKAKTVEAYLAELPEDRRAAIEAVRAVIRKNLDPEYEEGMQYGMIGYYVPHRVYPQGYHCDPKQPLPFGGLASQKNHMSLYLMCLYGASDAFDWFRKAWEATGKKLDMGKACIRFKKLDDLPLELIGEVVRRTPVKVYVSRMEAALRSGSGRTSGAAKETQKKTSAKPSKRPSGKSKRP
- a CDS encoding Mrp/NBP35 family ATP-binding protein; this encodes MALTAEAIRQALSRVMDPELGKDLVTLNMIKAIAIDGGRVRVDVELTTPGCPLKDKIKSDIERELKKLDGVREIDINWSARVRETPKLAAAMPGVKNAVAVGAGKGGVGKSTISVLTAIGLARDGARVGLLDADVYGPSIPKMVGLEFERPTVRGEKLVPLEAHGIRIMSMGFLVEPEKAVVWRGPMVHGVIQQFLRQVDWGELDYLIVDLPPGTGDVPLTLAQSLPMTGAVIVCTPQEVALLDALKALRMYQQLNVDILGIVENMSYFRAPDTGKEYDLFGRGGARRAADRVGVPFLGEVPINISIRESGDSGTPLDNFERSDAATRDGIMHFVRNIAGQVSIRNMADNQPLELKIT